In the genome of Carassius gibelio isolate Cgi1373 ecotype wild population from Czech Republic chromosome A25, carGib1.2-hapl.c, whole genome shotgun sequence, the window TTTAGGGGGAGGAGTTTTTGCTATTTGTGGCTGACTGACAGCTTTTCTGACCACTGCGGGGAGAGGAGGGGATCTGGGGCGGGGCGCTGCTCGCTGAGATGAGCGCGTCGGCTATTAGGGAGGATAATTCGTAAAAAAATGTatggatatttattttttataataaaataaaactatgcaTAGCATCAAACGTGTCAAAAATGTGTCTAGGTCACCTTTAccttcttaaaatatttaaaaaatccttaAACTTTACCTACTTTTAGGACAATTATCTTCCTGAAAATTAAGCATGTTTTCCCCTCTAGTTATTATACTGTAATGTCAACAAAAGATGTATGATATAAATTAGGTTAATCTGGTATTTCTATGGTATGGTTTAAAAAGAAATCAGTATTATGAAAAATTCAGAAGTCTAGATGCATTACATTACAGAATTACCattcaactattcctttaattgcgATGCTAAATTCCAGATTTTTCCTTTAGATTTTTCGGCTGAAATATAACCTAGACATTTTTTTTGCTGAGATTTATCCACATGCATCCAGAAGCAGACGCTGTACCTGAGGCGTGCGCTCTTCTGCAGGTTTTGTACTGACATCCAGAGGGAGCCGTTTTAAATCTGCTGCTGATTTTATTGTTGTGGTTTTCTGAATGAGGAGAGACGAAACATTCATTTACACAAAATGAACACAGAACGGCTCAGAGCGTGGAGATGTTAGACAGACCTGCAAGGACTCCAGTTTTTCTTGCTGCTGGCGGATTTTCTCGGACAGGTCTTTCTGTTTATCCTCTGATGACTTGATGTCCTTTTTCAAAACACCAATGGGCAAATTCTGCTTCTGCTCAGGAGCATCACACCTAACAGAACAGACCAATAACAAACCAAGGAATAGAAGTCTTGAACGGTTAGAATGCCTCTGGTATCTAGTCTCCAAACCTGTCCTGCGTTCCGTCGGGGTTCATGAGACACATCCAGCTGTCTGGGTACCGTTTGTCCACGGCATCCATCTGAAATGGTAGCGTCCGCCACTTCAGACACTTATCTACAGGAAacaatgtaaaatgtgaaaaactaGATTGTTTCGGGTTTTTCTTTCCTGACCCAAGTCAAACAAACTCTAGTCCCTATATAAGGCTTAGATGCTCCTTTAATGTAAGCTTAGCAATTTTGACTCTTTTTAGTATCTATCCGGCAAAAATAGTAATGTCTGATTCGCttctcatataaaaaaaaattgtccttaACAATTGTCAGTAATTGGAGCgacattataattatattttgcacTAAAGCGTAACACTACAGATAAGGAATTAGGATCAAATCAGTAATCTTGAGTACTAAGATTATGTTCTTGGCATATTTACACATTTAGATATTTTGGCATGTTAAAGCAACTTTCTGACTGTTCGTACCACACTGGATGGTGACCGGGATCTCCATGGTCCTCCGTCTGCGAAACCGAAGTTCATTTGACGGAACGGAGTTCCAGTTGGCCGACAAATACCCAAATTCATCCCAGAATTTCACTATACCCTTCTGAGCTGTTAAGGGAAACAATAattcatatatacagtatgtctgcacatattactataaaaaaagaAGCCACACGGACTGACCTATACCAATGTCCTTCCAGTACTGGGCGAGATATTCTCCCATGGCTCTCAGTAAGTGTCTGTATTCTTTAGCGTCTGCAAAGTCCTGCTTGTTGTGCGTTGGCTCGAGCACTAGATAGGGAACATCCACTACTCCGACAACACCCCCACAGGCCCTGGTAGACACACAGACAGTGGTCATCATCACCGCTAATGCTACTCTAGCACATCAGCTTGGTTTTTTTTCCACTCACATTCCTCCCTCCAGCTGTGGTCCCGTCTTCTCGTACATCTTAATTAGACGGCTGCAGTTATAGACGAACATTCCATCCTGGTCTCGTCTCTCGATGTTCACGCCAAAGATAAAGTTCAGCTCCTTGGGCTCTTTCAAAGCTCTGAAATGTGAAGAACAGACAAAACGCTGCAGGAAACAATGTGTTGCGTGAATACActctatataataataaacaagtgTGTTCTCAAGGATATGAAGGGGTTTATGCAAAAAACAAGCTTTAAACATTTCCAGGCATACTTTAAGAAGTCATATTGTGTTTGTGGGTGTGATTACTTTTGTTTGGATGCATGGATGGCTTGTTTTCTAGTAGCTTCGGCACGTAACGCCACAGCCGAATCTTGTGCCTTTCTCAGTGCGGCCTGAAATCAGcgacagaaaataaaacaaattcatgaAAAACCAATAAGCACTTTGAAATTGACATTTAATGAATTCATTGATAAATAGAACTCCAGAAGATAATGCGAGTAGTTCTGTTTTGTGCAATGCAAAGGTTGCCAAGGCTATGCTGTTTCCAAGGTAATCGGAATGTTTATGTTTCAACCATGTTGCTATGCTGATGTTAGAATGTTCTGGAATGTGTTTCCTGAATGTTTCACAAACGTTTCCCGGAATTTTGCCGCTTTTGTAAAATTCAAATCACATTGGTTAGAGCTGTCGGTAATGACATCAAGTAAGTTAAAACTTCTGCTAGTTCAATTTGAGATCCAATTAATGTGAGATTACTTCTGTAAATAATGAACATTTGAACCGTTTTTGTTCTCATGCATTTCAGAGGTttcattatatgtgaccctggactacacCCCAGTGTCATTTTTTcgtaattgagatttatacagaaacaaacaagctttccattgatgtatggtttattaggacaatatttggcagagatacagctatttgaaaatctggaatttgagggaggaaaaaaatttaaatactgagaaaatcatctttaaagttgtccaagtgaattcttagcaattcatattactaagttttgatatttttaatggtaggaaatttacaaaatatcttcatggaatatgatctttacttaatatcctaatgatttttggcataaaataaaaatcgataattttgacccatacaatgtatttttggctattgctacgaATATATCCCatagacttaagactgcttttgtgctccagggtcacatatttctcCAGGATCCCCAGAGCATGTACACAAATGGCACTTGAAATCGCTTAAACTAAAagacatataattaaaaatatatttgaatgtaatGTAAGAAACAGATTATATTATATGTTTGCTTATTTTGCTTAAGTGCATGATCTATTTTAAGTCCTTACTAAAATAAACTATGCTTCTAGCTGCAGTTCCAACCACATAAATGCAACACTGTTTGCAAACTATGGATTCAGGAAACACCAAATCCTTGAACCACGCTGGTAATGATGAAGCTTGTCACTATAGGTGGCTAACTATGCTCTTGGGAAATGAAGTTGATGGCCCAGGTCAGTCCTTATTCATTGGACGTTCTTGTAATCATTTGCTATCGTGTTCTACAGAAAGGTTGATATCTTTGATCTATGATCAAGATCCTTTCTGGGTCTGAAGTGTGTGTTGGGTTGGCTTACTCTGGCTTCTTTGGATAAGTCATCACCAAGCTTTAACTCCAGTGCACGAGCTTTACTCTCGGCCTCTCGTGCCTTCTCCTCAGCTAGAGAGGAAGtcaaacacatgcacaaaaagAGACAAAAGGGACATAAATGGTTTGATTTTACAGCATCTGCCAGGTCTAATTCTCTCACTAAGAATCCAGTCCAAAACCAtttacatttcttctttttttgttccaGTCTTTATCAAGGGAAGCGCTAAAAGAGGCATTTATAACAAtgtccactgtgtgtgtgtgtgtgtgttagaatgaGCAGCTACATCCTGTCAAAACCTGTGGTTCAGTGTTTGAAGAGGTTAAAAGCAGAAACGTTCAGATAGAGGAAATGCCATTTAGAAGCCACAAAGCCTGAAGTCAACTTCCCTTAATATCTTCGAGTCCACTTTGAGATGTTTACGTGGAGTGAGGTCAAACTCACCAAGTTTCGACAGGTGATCTGCCTTCTTGACCTCCTGCTCCGCACGAGTTTTAAAGCGAGTCGATGTGTATTTGTACATCCTAGAAGTCAAAAGAAAAGAATGCACAGATGAGTATATATATGAATTCAGGATTTTTTGGCACCACCTCTGAGAGAGTTTTCACACTTAAGTTTTTACAAGTAGTTCTTGTAAACATGCAAACTAATTTTTTTTCCCACTCAGTTCACAACATTAAGAAGTCATTTTGGTTTGAAAATACCTtgaaactgtatatttttttcatgtttacctAGGGTTATATAAGCAACAGGACAATCTCTTGGTTCTAACTTTGTGACCCTGAATGAAGATCCTCATCCTGGGGTCGATGTACAGGACAGCAGCATACGCACGGAACGACCTCCTCTCTGGCTTCCTGTTAACAACACAAAAGTATGTGTCAGCATCACCGAAAAACATCCAACACTACATTAACATGTTTAAAACCAATGCATTATGCCAGCTCAAGAGAAACAGGAGTTTAGATCCAACCTACTGACGTTGACTGGTTCGTTTAAAGAGGTCATGAActatttcagttttacatttttttataatgctctcagtctttctgaaaatcctgcgttgaattgtgccttgtttgtaaataaaaacacGGTAAAATAAAACCTCTCGGTCAGGACTTGGTAATGCACAGCGTCTTGTTGTCTTTGGAGCATCTTTACCgttagatttatttttagaccTGTGTTTGCCTCTCTCCTAATTTACAATACATGTGCAAattggtgggcggagctaaacagtcAGTGATGTAGAGTCGGTGGGCAGGGCTAAAgaggcagtgctgtagaatcgatgggcggagctaaacaagcagtgatgtagaagcaggcattgatcttctgtggaggcggggtttagccacactattacttCATAAAGTGTCACATTCCACAAGCTGACATTTTGGCAGATTATCTTCAATATAAGATGTTTTTAGACTGACGAGAAAGTTTGAAATTCTGAATCTTACAGGatatttttataatacaatacccttatatgtcgaaattttggattttGGATTTCTAAGCTCATATATAGGTATATTTCagcaaaaatttacatttgctgaaattttACTCACCGACAGATCAtcaaaaatgtagatgagtttggttttttcatcagaacagatttggagaaatgtctccgttatcaccagtaaaatatggagtgccacaaggatccgtcctaggtccccttctattctcaatatacatgttgcctcttggtaatattattagaaaatacggaattagcttccactgttatgctgatgatactcagctatatatctcaatgagaccagattccacttttaaattatctaaactagcagagtgttaaaaatgtaaaagataggATGAACAATAATTTTCatctattaaattcggataagaccgagatattaattattggaccaaaaaaaagtacacagaatctagtatagactacaatctgcaactagacggatgtactgttacttcctctacagtcagaaatctgggtgttatattagacagcaacttgtcttttgaaaatcatattccCAATGTTACAAAatcagcattcttccatcttagaaacattgccaagctacgaaacatgttgtctgtttctgatgcagaaagctagttcatgcattcatgacctctagactggactattgtaatgcacttctaggtggttgtcctgcttcgtcaataaacaagctacaggtagtccaaaatgcagcagctagagtccttatgaggtcaagaaaatatgatcatattaccccaattttacagtctctgcactggctacctattaagttctgtatcagttacaaattatcattacttacctataaggccctaaatggtttagctcctgtgtacctaactagacttctaccacgttacaacccatcacgctccctaaggtcacaaaacgctggacttttggtagttcctaggatagcaaagtccactaaaggaggtagagctttctcacatttggctcccaaactctggaatagccttcctgataatattcggggttcagacacactctctctgtttaaatctagattaaaaacgcatctctttcgccaagcattcgaataatgtatctcttaaattgtgagtgtagttccatctgatcaaatgtgcattcttattctttagcttgggttaaactaattaattttactttattggaacagcagctatgctaatgatgtctcttctaggatttacacaagctccagtctggatccagaacaccggagaagagatgatgctgaccttcagaggaccccagatgatgctaaccctgaatcaacaaacagaactaacaaatatttctactatgcaatcacataaaAATtactgtcatatgcacataaactgacggtcaccactgataagctactactaaatattgtagaaaagtaattttctgtaaagttgctttacaatgatttgtatcgtaaaaagcgctctacaaataaacttgaattgaattaaattatataataatacctatgcaagaaatatatttttacttaaatattaaattaaaaaaatgaacaaaaaactgTGGAACACGTAGCCTAGTATGCagagtttcggttcatttttgtgctGCTCAAAATGAAACCAGACGGCAGAAAGTGTCCTCCTGTTTTTTTAGGCTTATTCTTCAAAAGCATaaggatttgtttttattgtgaatgtacacaaataaagacAAACCTTTTACAATTTCCGATTATCTTTTTGAGTAAGAGGAGTAGTTGCTTCCACTGGGGAAAAAATAAACAAGTGCTGCATGCACTTTGGTCCATTGACAGTGCAGCCTGTTTATTATCATAAGTTTAGTCAGtcaaacatggaaaaaaaaaacccacactgctcagtttatatttgtagtaaaatctgtgCCGTTAAGTGCTATCACCGTACTACCgtgatgttatgcaaaacatttggTTTTACGTGGATATTGGAACGCGAGTGAAGTACATAAATCATAATTTGCCATTCAAATACATTgaaaatatggaaacatttgattttgtgttgaaAGAGAACCactggactttcattctgacggcacccattgactgcagagcatcatttggtgagcaagtgatgtaatgctgaatttttcccaatctgatgaagaaaaacaaactcctctacatattggatggcctgagagtgtgTACATTTTCAGTAGATTTTCTTTTGGTGTGAATTATTGCTTCAAGTGTGTTTAATCACAGATGCTAAGATCTAGAGAAAGGTGAACAGCTAATAGTTTGCGAGTTAACTCACACTCCCTCTACGGGCGTCCCAGCCATCATAATGTCCTGGTGGTCTGTCTCCACATCCAACTCCGGCTCTCGGTTATCCATCAACTTCAAGTTATAAACTACAACCAGCGTACCTACAAACACACAGTAATCCGATTTAACAGCTTCTGAATCCAAGACACTCTCACTGTGCAACAACTCTTTATTTTCTTATGTTGAATGCAAGCCTTAGTGCAATTCAGCTCTTTAATGTTTTGTTGCATGTGTGCTATTTGATACATGCACATTATGTTGAAGGGAAGTGTATAATGTCTATAAATGGCATTCAGATTAAtcacatagatttcattttttataaaagtgcTGCAAAAACGAACCACTGGGTCCTTCGATCTTCTTGAACTGGCGGAATAGCTGCTCTTCGTTCTTAAAAGGTGAATACTTAAAGATGAGTTCAGTCTCAGTAGCGTACTTCTCCGTGTCGGGAGTCAGAGGCTGCTGGGTCTTCGCATCCCAACTGGGTAATGGGACAATCACCTACGAGAACAGGGCAATAACTCAGACGTCTGCTCTTCGTTCAGAATGAGTGACTGTCAGAAATCAACGATTGCTTACCTCGTCCAAACCCTCTTCCTCATGAAATGTTcgcgacaaaaacaaacacgtTAACTTGTCATCTTTTTTGGTAAAAAGGATGAAGTCCTTCCCAATACGCATGGAACCCCTAAAAGAGACCAGGatgtttatgtattaaaaaaatcccTTGAATATCAAGATACAGGCTTTTTATTGGTTTGAGGTAAAAGTGTAATAGTACTTACGACTTTAATCCATTTCCATACTGGCCAATGTGAGTGGACTCTGGGAATCGTTTGCTTGATTTGCCGAACTGGATGACATGTGTGGCTTCGCCTGTTTAAAACATTTCTACTGTCATCACTGGGTCGTGTATGAGATGTTGAGTTGTTGAGtggaaatgcatgcatttttagtTTAGTATGAAGGGTTTCGTTTTCTTTGCTTTACTCACTGGGGTCCATTCCAGTGCCATCGTCGAGGAAACACAGCATAAACCCGCCTCTCAGATCTGGTCTCTTTTCTGATTGGCCATAACAAATGAATACGAAAATGTATTGGGATGAATACGAATACATATTTTTGCTAGTGTTGAAATGCATTTCTGTATCTTAAAACTATTGTATCTAACCTGTATAGATGTCTATCCGTGTTGCATTTGCATCTCTGAGGACGAGAAATGGAGTGAATGTTCACGTCAATGGTgcaaataattttaatgattCCTCAGTATGATTTGGCATGTCAGTAATGCTTAATAATTACTGATGGAAAAACAGTGTTTGTACCTTGAGTTGTCCACGAGTTCGGCCAAAGCTCCAAAAAGAAACTCGTGGGTTGTCCTGTTGGTAATAAAATGATcggtcaacaacaacaaaaaataacccTTTCCATTGATTGCATTGATGTGTTACTTTTTAGTTTATGGCTGATAAACGCAGACGTATGTGTCAAAAAGGAGAGTTGTTATACAAGAATAATTCATATGAATGCATAGGAATTTATAAACAAAACATCATCCTCCCCAATTGTTGTTTAGTGTTTGATTTACAAAAACATATACACTGTCTACACTGCCATTGATAGTCTGTGCATCACATTGCTATAAAAAAATGAGCTCTGCATTGCCAAAATGTCAATAATTGAAAAACACAGCATTTCATTGGAAATTAATGACTTTTAGATATATTGCTACTGCAAGCTGCTCTGTAGAAAGAAAATATTTGGCGATCCCACAGCAGCATAATCTAAATGCTTAAAATCAACCACATGATCTCAAAAATAGCATGGGAATGCTTTCCAGAGCCCTCATGGTAGCCTGTTTCAGGACATTTCTCTCCTAGGAATGGTTTTACCAAACCCCATTATGGAAAAAACATGGCATAGTTATTTAATTACATAACGTTAAGGTTCACGTGCATATAAACACACTAAAATTGGTACTTACGAGTTTGTGTGCAGATATTCAAAGGTAAGCTGAGCTCGGTTTAATGAGCTGTAATTTGTGTAGGCCATTGTCTCAaaataaagctaatttaaaaaaaggggaaaaaaagagaaaaaccagCTGATAGTATTCACGTCTCGAATCTACATTCTTTCCATATGATGAGAATCAAGTGTGATTGTTCGAAAACCtagaaaacaagaaac includes:
- the LOC127946927 gene encoding ATPase MORC2A, coding for MAYTNYSSLNRAQLTFEYLHTNSTTHEFLFGALAELVDNSRDANATRIDIYTEKRPDLRGGFMLCFLDDGTGMDPSEATHVIQFGKSSKRFPESTHIGQYGNGLKSGSMRIGKDFILFTKKDDKLTCLFLSRTFHEEEGLDEVIVPLPSWDAKTQQPLTPDTEKYATETELIFKYSPFKNEEQLFRQFKKIEGPSGTLVVVYNLKLMDNREPELDVETDHQDIMMAGTPVEGVKPERRSFRAYAAVLYIDPRMRIFIQGHKVRTKRLSCCLYNPRMYKYTSTRFKTRAEQEVKKADHLSKLAEEKAREAESKARALELKLGDDLSKEARAALRKAQDSAVALRAEATRKQAIHASKQKALKEPKELNFIFGVNIERRDQDGMFVYNCSRLIKMYEKTGPQLEGGMACGGVVGVVDVPYLVLEPTHNKQDFADAKEYRHLLRAMGEYLAQYWKDIGIAQKGIVKFWDEFGYLSANWNSVPSNELRFRRRRTMEIPVTIQCDKCLKWRTLPFQMDAVDKRYPDSWMCLMNPDGTQDRCDAPEQKQNLPIGVLKKDIKSSEDKQKDLSEKIRQQQEKLESLQKTTTIKSAADLKRLPLDVSTKPAEERTPQPTRSSQRAAPRPRSPPLPAVVRKAVSQPQIAKTPPPKATPPSRPTRTPPAPPPPSKAKSSPAPATKATKPTPKPVAPPPPPPTKTPARRSAAQSRTTTPSSTKTASKQTPTNKKGNVKKGKVQEEKKDAEEEESEEEEEEEEEEEEEDEEDSASEEDEPQPKKSKMAASVQARGKAAVEKKTPIPAAAEAAVKQTNAEVITNSTNEDLKKDAAKNAQKDKGMQVEAKVNGEWFTGRVTAVETGKESVRWKVKFDYVPMNTPRDRWVFKGSDDVRLMRPASPESRSPDTNQGPARSVTPPTAAEPDTTQSGPSRETTEGLVSMIRTLLRYFFPPDFRIPKDSVNTMSAEDLVAFPIKEYFQQYEAGLQSLCNSYQTRAESRARAVEEKSSGAEAKLKESEEKLRKLRTNIVALLQKVQEDIEISSDDELDAYIEDLVTKGE